One segment of Nocardiopsis exhalans DNA contains the following:
- a CDS encoding MinD/ParA family ATP-binding protein — protein MDLWAEPLPNQDQDPAEAVFPPLFPAAETDGGTRSPDSPPDGSIPGDQQVRAFFLGEPPTPAAPPAPETSADLTTERLMRSRASANVPRSGWRQWTYRLTRGRINPGESRIEQWRRTRRAAATTHLRGHRRIAVLCIKGGVGKTTIAFLLGAVLAQLRGDRVIAVDANSDQGTLAGRLRTETSKTIQDLLRAPEARGYFDVRGYTSQAPSRLEVLASNEDPEVTDAFSASDFQRVTNILERYYSICISDCGTGILHDVIRGKGGVLDRTDQLIVVSNTSVNGAKKASETMDWLEENGYKELVRNSISVINRVGEKVDKKIDMRQVLAHFRSRSRAVVQVPVDDHLAEDSAIDMAQLGPATQDALLELAALVGAEFSKQPTS, from the coding sequence GTGGACCTGTGGGCCGAGCCGCTGCCGAACCAGGACCAGGACCCGGCAGAGGCCGTCTTCCCTCCGCTGTTTCCTGCTGCCGAAACGGATGGGGGCACCCGTTCCCCAGATTCCCCTCCCGACGGATCCATTCCGGGAGATCAGCAGGTCCGTGCCTTCTTCCTAGGTGAACCCCCTACACCTGCTGCGCCCCCGGCTCCGGAGACATCGGCGGACCTGACCACTGAACGGCTGATGCGCTCGCGCGCATCCGCGAACGTCCCCCGCTCCGGCTGGCGCCAGTGGACCTACCGCCTGACCCGGGGCCGGATCAACCCCGGTGAGTCCCGGATCGAGCAGTGGAGGCGCACCCGACGCGCGGCCGCGACCACGCACCTGCGGGGGCACCGGCGCATCGCGGTGCTGTGCATCAAGGGCGGCGTGGGCAAAACCACCATCGCGTTCCTACTGGGTGCGGTGTTGGCACAGCTGCGCGGGGACCGGGTGATCGCGGTCGACGCCAACTCCGACCAGGGCACCCTGGCGGGGAGGCTGCGAACAGAGACCTCCAAAACCATCCAAGACCTGCTGAGGGCCCCTGAGGCACGCGGATACTTCGACGTGCGGGGCTACACCTCACAGGCTCCCAGCCGCCTGGAGGTCCTGGCGTCGAACGAGGATCCCGAAGTCACTGACGCGTTCTCGGCGTCCGACTTTCAGCGTGTCACAAACATTCTGGAACGATACTACTCGATCTGCATCTCGGATTGCGGAACGGGAATCCTGCACGACGTGATCCGGGGCAAGGGTGGAGTTCTCGACCGCACGGATCAGCTGATCGTGGTCTCCAACACTTCGGTGAATGGCGCTAAGAAGGCGTCTGAGACCATGGACTGGCTGGAGGAGAACGGTTATAAGGAATTGGTTCGTAATTCCATTTCCGTGATCAACCGGGTGGGCGAGAAGGTTGATAAGAAGATCGACATGCGGCAGGTACTGGCGCACTTCCGGTCGCGTTCGCGGGCCGTGGTCCAGGTGCCGGTGGATGACCACCTCGCTGAGGACAGCGCGATCGACATGGCCCAGCTCGGCCCTGCGACTCAGGATGCGCTTCTGGAACTGGCCGCGCTCGTAGGCGCCGAGTTCAGCAAGCAGCCCACCAGCTAG
- a CDS encoding transglycosylase SLT domain-containing protein, giving the protein MATDEIPSDMLEIYQDVAEAWGMDWALLAAVGFKESTHNTNRAVDTENGAGALGPMQFIPAAWEHHGLYYGDKTGEKGKPPLKERLDPKHSVWSAAHKLTDQGVNTNPEKALVRYYGADVDGYVPTAMAKANQYRDGDFTAGTGGEVIMATVECPENTGISGQAPAYAVGDLSGQLHLEPCILDDPPFGPGNITPLTCAGHRAIVDNFRPRLDHGGNCKRSKNDGGQHFTGQACDYMTSKGGTFSSGDAQRLGDMITEYVMNNHSELGVRYIIWYQSIWHPNRTSCDGGRTSYSANVSNLSFGIWCGMNDRGSITENHYDHVHVSFID; this is encoded by the coding sequence GTGGCTACGGACGAGATTCCATCCGACATGCTGGAGATCTACCAGGATGTGGCCGAGGCATGGGGCATGGACTGGGCTTTGCTGGCAGCGGTCGGGTTTAAGGAAAGCACGCACAATACCAATCGTGCCGTAGATACGGAAAACGGTGCTGGCGCATTGGGGCCGATGCAATTTATCCCTGCGGCCTGGGAACATCATGGTTTGTACTACGGGGACAAAACTGGGGAGAAGGGAAAGCCTCCTCTCAAAGAGCGCTTGGACCCCAAGCACTCCGTGTGGAGCGCAGCGCATAAACTCACCGACCAGGGTGTGAACACTAACCCTGAAAAGGCACTGGTCCGGTATTACGGGGCCGATGTGGACGGGTATGTTCCCACGGCCATGGCCAAAGCTAATCAGTACCGGGACGGGGATTTCACCGCCGGTACCGGCGGTGAGGTCATTATGGCTACCGTGGAGTGCCCTGAGAACACCGGCATCTCCGGTCAGGCTCCGGCCTACGCCGTCGGTGACCTGAGCGGCCAGCTACATTTGGAGCCCTGCATCCTGGATGATCCGCCGTTCGGGCCGGGCAACATCACGCCGCTCACCTGCGCGGGTCACAGGGCGATCGTGGACAACTTCCGGCCACGGTTGGACCACGGCGGAAACTGTAAACGTTCCAAAAATGACGGTGGTCAGCATTTCACAGGCCAAGCCTGTGATTACATGACATCGAAAGGGGGGACTTTTTCATCAGGGGATGCCCAACGCCTGGGTGATATGATCACTGAGTACGTCATGAACAATCACTCCGAGCTTGGCGTGCGATACATCATCTGGTATCAGTCCATTTGGCACCCCAATCGCACCAGCTGCGACGGAGGGCGAACCTCCTACAGTGCCAATGTTTCCAATTTGTCATTTGGTATCTGGTGTGGGATGAACGACCGTGGTTCCATTACTGAGAACCATTATGATCATGTCCACGTGTCGTTCATCGACTAA
- a CDS encoding ATP-binding protein, producing MKATSGRLSVTYFDDRVLFNDTEAWAYFRLPTVSYEFTTGEDRQVLATNITIALAAIRMEDAEVHLRVAHRPYPAADWANALDERVVPGPGWEDYLDEMYRHVWAADFWTKEVYLGVRLGQRGGRATGDILGHFRDLYLRAEQALGLEDHQTNPEEIARWSDQAERLGRALATSSLRARHATSDEIAWLLEHTTAGVGDRYQPSAVDRRAWGRGEIERLADGIILNGRSMLCLEQPQGSTYVAYLSFSRFPDLMAFPDGEPWLYFADSLPFAVEVSSRMRLVSPARASRDVGRKLAHARDMDAHIAEAGVEAPIALSEQIDAARMLEHGITKERMPFVYGWHRLRVAAPTEEKLIYRTEAVIEHYRDIGIDVVLSTGDQYSLLNESLPGDRIRLNAYAQRQPLRTIAGGMPTATVVVGDEIDGAGNGWIGPYVGETVDHARSIVHFDPMVAAARNRPTAIAITGEPGGGKTTLALLMIYQLAMRGVTVAAIDPKGDAESLVELLKHRGRKARTMSLGSAQPGLLDPFAFGDDLAAKKTMATETLRLLLPRMSEERESAMIQAVAAVANQPQPSLAKVVDHLLAQDGDASRNLGAVLGSMAEMRLASLCFDPQGETQIDTEGWTTVFTLGGLSLPDSGTARDEYSYEQRLSVALLYLVSQFARRLMNGLDRRLPKAIFLDEAWAITSTPEGAKLVPEVSRMGRSRNTALILVSQNAGDMLNEQVTNCLSSAFAFRSSEAQEVGNVMALLGVADDDNHRAVLRNLGNGECLFRDLDGRTAHIAVDLVSEEVLRRLDTNPTRQPPKEASAARELVEPEGIEDDQEWASVG from the coding sequence ATGAAGGCCACCAGCGGGCGGCTGTCGGTCACCTACTTCGATGACCGGGTGCTGTTCAACGACACCGAGGCCTGGGCCTACTTTCGCCTGCCCACGGTGTCCTACGAGTTCACCACCGGCGAAGACCGCCAGGTGCTCGCCACCAACATCACCATCGCCCTGGCCGCCATCCGCATGGAGGACGCCGAGGTCCACCTCCGAGTCGCCCACCGCCCCTACCCGGCCGCCGACTGGGCCAACGCACTAGACGAGCGGGTGGTCCCCGGCCCCGGCTGGGAGGACTACCTCGACGAGATGTACCGGCACGTGTGGGCCGCGGACTTTTGGACCAAGGAGGTCTACCTCGGCGTCCGGCTCGGCCAACGCGGCGGCCGCGCCACCGGCGACATTCTCGGCCACTTCCGCGACCTCTACCTGCGGGCAGAACAGGCGCTCGGGCTGGAGGACCACCAGACCAACCCCGAGGAGATCGCCCGCTGGAGCGACCAGGCCGAACGGCTCGGCCGCGCCCTGGCCACCAGCTCCCTGCGCGCCCGCCACGCCACCTCCGATGAGATCGCCTGGCTGCTGGAGCACACCACCGCTGGCGTGGGGGACCGATACCAGCCCTCCGCTGTGGACCGCCGCGCCTGGGGACGCGGTGAGATCGAGCGCCTGGCCGACGGCATCATCCTGAACGGCCGGTCCATGCTCTGCCTGGAACAGCCCCAGGGTTCCACCTACGTGGCCTACCTGTCGTTCTCCCGCTTCCCGGACCTCATGGCCTTCCCCGACGGCGAGCCCTGGCTGTACTTCGCCGACTCGCTGCCCTTTGCGGTCGAGGTCTCCAGCCGGATGAGGCTGGTCTCCCCCGCCCGCGCCTCCCGGGACGTGGGCCGCAAGCTCGCGCACGCCCGTGACATGGACGCGCACATCGCCGAGGCCGGAGTGGAGGCGCCCATCGCGCTGTCCGAGCAGATCGACGCTGCCCGCATGCTGGAGCACGGCATCACCAAGGAGCGCATGCCGTTCGTCTACGGCTGGCACCGGTTGCGCGTGGCCGCCCCTACAGAGGAAAAGCTCATCTACCGCACGGAGGCGGTGATCGAGCACTACCGGGACATTGGTATCGACGTCGTCTTGTCGACGGGGGATCAGTACTCGCTGCTCAACGAGTCCCTGCCGGGCGATCGCATCCGCCTGAACGCCTACGCCCAGCGTCAGCCGCTGCGCACCATCGCCGGTGGGATGCCCACCGCCACGGTGGTGGTGGGCGATGAGATCGACGGTGCCGGGAACGGGTGGATCGGCCCCTACGTCGGTGAGACCGTCGACCACGCCCGTTCCATCGTGCACTTCGACCCGATGGTCGCCGCGGCCCGCAACCGCCCCACCGCCATCGCCATCACCGGCGAGCCTGGCGGCGGTAAGACCACGCTGGCGCTGCTGATGATCTATCAGCTGGCGATGCGCGGGGTCACGGTCGCCGCCATCGACCCCAAGGGCGACGCCGAGTCCCTCGTGGAGCTGCTCAAGCACCGCGGCCGCAAGGCGCGCACCATGTCGCTGGGTTCGGCCCAGCCCGGCCTGCTCGACCCCTTCGCCTTCGGTGACGACCTCGCCGCGAAGAAGACCATGGCCACCGAAACCCTGCGCCTGCTGCTGCCCCGCATGAGCGAGGAGCGCGAATCGGCGATGATCCAGGCCGTGGCGGCGGTCGCCAACCAGCCCCAGCCGTCCCTGGCCAAGGTCGTGGACCATCTTCTCGCCCAGGACGGGGACGCTTCCCGCAACCTGGGCGCGGTCCTGGGCTCGATGGCGGAGATGCGGCTGGCCTCGCTGTGCTTTGACCCCCAGGGCGAGACCCAAATCGACACCGAGGGGTGGACCACCGTGTTCACCCTGGGCGGGCTCTCCCTGCCCGACTCCGGCACGGCCAGGGACGAGTACTCCTACGAACAGCGGCTGTCCGTCGCACTGCTCTACCTGGTCTCGCAGTTCGCTCGCCGCCTGATGAACGGCCTGGACCGGCGCCTGCCCAAGGCGATCTTCCTGGACGAGGCCTGGGCGATCACCTCCACCCCCGAGGGCGCCAAGCTGGTCCCCGAGGTCTCCCGAATGGGCCGCTCGCGCAACACCGCCCTGATCCTGGTGTCCCAGAACGCGGGCGACATGCTCAACGAACAGGTCACCAACTGCCTGTCCTCGGCGTTCGCCTTCCGCTCCAGCGAGGCCCAGGAGGTGGGCAACGTGATGGCGTTGCTCGGGGTGGCCGACGATGACAACCATCGTGCGGTGCTGCGCAACCTCGGCAACGGCGAGTGCCTGTTCCGCGATCTGGACGGCAGAACGGCCCACATCGCCGTGGACCTGGTCTCTGAGGAGGTGCTGAGGCGGCTGGACACCAACCCCACCCGTCAGCCCCCCAAGGAGGCGTCCGCAGCCCGGGAGCTTGTGGAGCCCGAGGGGATCGAGGACGACCAGGAGTGGGCGTCGGTGGGCTGA
- a CDS encoding conjugal transfer protein, with the protein MDLPTYTNIWRIEKRLYKLYDFRLPMPVPVTTGTIFIASMAGWWLLLALLRVPFDFGNGWHLVLWVVPPGVLAVLVTRPVAEAKRLGELLVSQARFMTEARVYVRMRPEYEPAHVHIQATVWHQGTAPDRRTATGRPTRRLRTVTIPRALAPAPRTTAAAPTPVPAHAA; encoded by the coding sequence GTGGACCTGCCCACCTACACCAACATCTGGCGCATCGAAAAGCGCCTGTACAAGCTCTACGACTTCCGGCTTCCCATGCCGGTACCCGTCACCACCGGCACGATCTTCATCGCGTCGATGGCCGGATGGTGGCTGCTGCTGGCCCTGTTGCGTGTGCCGTTCGACTTCGGCAACGGCTGGCACCTGGTGTTGTGGGTGGTGCCCCCCGGGGTGCTTGCCGTCCTGGTGACCCGGCCCGTGGCCGAGGCCAAACGGCTCGGCGAACTTCTCGTGAGCCAGGCCCGGTTCATGACCGAGGCCCGCGTCTACGTGCGTATGCGCCCGGAGTACGAGCCCGCCCATGTCCACATCCAGGCCACCGTCTGGCACCAGGGCACCGCCCCCGACCGGCGCACGGCGACAGGGCGTCCCACACGGCGCCTGCGCACGGTCACCATCCCCCGTGCCCTCGCCCCCGCACCCCGGACCACCGCCGCGGCGCCGACCCCGGTCCCCGCGCACGCCGCCTGA
- a CDS encoding conjugal transfer protein: MSPTPPTGEAPQPRSGRRGTGGRWRVYAGRTALWTVIVIVGANGTVRLAEPWLPSPEPAQAQPQDAQEEGSNFPEDAAGSFAASFAEVYLQPTAEDEGEEVGATLADFVPEDSVRQYLLPEAVTGSGVRIVQVQANDDQNALVTVSALVNGEPMHLEVPVHANTSGTALVVSGPPALLPAPAQATLPEPTNQDTDGQARDAMEPVVSGFLAAYAETPEHLSRYVEPGARVAALPTGTFAFISLDDLDVPPGSADEPRSARATVTWQVAEGADTDTLVQRYDLTMVESSGAWYVRDIQGAVPTRS, from the coding sequence ATGTCCCCCACCCCCCCTACCGGCGAGGCTCCCCAGCCTCGCAGCGGCCGCCGGGGAACTGGCGGCCGCTGGCGGGTCTATGCCGGCCGCACCGCCCTGTGGACGGTCATCGTCATCGTGGGCGCCAACGGCACGGTCCGACTGGCAGAGCCGTGGCTCCCCAGCCCCGAACCCGCCCAGGCCCAACCCCAGGACGCGCAGGAGGAAGGGAGCAACTTCCCCGAGGACGCCGCCGGGAGCTTCGCCGCGAGTTTCGCCGAGGTCTACCTCCAGCCCACGGCCGAGGACGAGGGCGAGGAGGTCGGGGCGACCCTGGCCGACTTCGTCCCCGAGGACAGCGTTCGCCAGTACCTGTTGCCCGAAGCCGTCACCGGATCTGGCGTGCGCATCGTCCAGGTCCAGGCCAACGACGACCAGAACGCCCTGGTCACGGTTTCGGCCCTGGTCAACGGCGAGCCCATGCACCTGGAGGTCCCCGTCCACGCCAATACGTCCGGGACCGCCCTGGTGGTCTCAGGGCCACCCGCTCTCCTGCCAGCACCTGCCCAGGCAACGCTGCCCGAACCGACGAACCAGGACACCGACGGCCAGGCCCGCGATGCCATGGAGCCGGTGGTGTCGGGGTTCCTGGCCGCCTACGCCGAAACCCCCGAACACCTGTCCCGCTACGTCGAGCCCGGCGCCCGGGTGGCGGCCCTGCCCACCGGCACGTTCGCGTTCATCTCCCTGGACGACCTGGACGTGCCTCCTGGCTCAGCCGATGAACCGCGCTCGGCGCGGGCCACCGTCACCTGGCAGGTCGCCGAGGGCGCCGACACCGACACCCTGGTCCAGCGCTACGACCTGACCATGGTCGAGTCCTCCGGCGCCTGGTACGTGCGCGACATCCAGGGCGCCGTCCCCACCCGTTCCTGA
- a CDS encoding CAP domain-containing protein, translating to MRRTLLPLLLGCLLTTAATPALPEPDERDVVVELVNIERASAGCGPVHVDERLAAAAQDHSQDMAERDYLSHESPEGEGPRERADRHGYPHLVAETVARGQQSAERVVETWMASERHRAIILNCDRVAVGVGEAERAWTQKLGHG from the coding sequence ATGCGTCGAACCCTCCTGCCCCTGCTCCTGGGGTGCCTGCTCACCACCGCCGCCACCCCGGCCCTGCCTGAACCCGATGAGCGGGACGTGGTGGTGGAGCTGGTCAACATCGAACGTGCGTCCGCTGGCTGCGGGCCTGTCCACGTGGATGAGCGCCTGGCCGCGGCCGCACAGGACCACAGCCAGGACATGGCCGAGCGCGACTACCTGTCGCATGAGAGCCCTGAGGGGGAGGGGCCGCGGGAGCGCGCTGACCGGCACGGTTACCCGCACCTGGTTGCCGAGACCGTCGCGCGGGGGCAGCAGAGCGCCGAACGGGTCGTGGAAACCTGGATGGCCAGCGAGAGGCACCGGGCCATCATCCTCAACTGCGATCGCGTGGCCGTCGGCGTCGGCGAGGCTGAGCGGGCCTGGACTCAAAAGCTCGGCCACGGGTGA
- a CDS encoding NrtR DNA-binding winged helix domain-containing protein: MYRIVVELVALSVRDKVACVLVQDDALPGSPMDVAEELAVPVRHSLAALCGPASATWPLGQVGAYGGAAGAVRVAYRVLCPPSATANGGQWAPAVGVFDPAVVDALGQLAQEIELTTAAAALCPHPEFTISDLRNVYEALWEAPLDSGNFHRSVRRNPAAWVDTGGRRTGTGGRAAALYRAGTHRLTSPVLRPLDSCAGSTR, translated from the coding sequence GTGTATCGGATCGTGGTGGAGTTGGTCGCGCTCTCGGTGCGCGACAAGGTGGCGTGCGTCCTGGTCCAGGACGACGCGTTGCCGGGTAGCCCAATGGACGTCGCCGAGGAACTCGCCGTCCCCGTGCGGCACAGCCTGGCCGCGCTGTGCGGGCCTGCGTCCGCGACCTGGCCCCTGGGTCAAGTGGGTGCCTACGGCGGTGCGGCGGGGGCTGTGCGAGTGGCCTACCGGGTGCTGTGCCCGCCGTCGGCCACCGCCAACGGGGGACAGTGGGCCCCGGCCGTCGGCGTCTTCGACCCGGCGGTGGTCGATGCTCTCGGCCAGCTGGCCCAAGAGATCGAACTGACCACCGCGGCGGCCGCGCTTTGCCCTCACCCTGAGTTCACCATCTCGGACCTGCGCAACGTCTACGAAGCCCTCTGGGAGGCTCCCCTGGATTCGGGGAACTTCCACCGCTCCGTACGGAGAAACCCTGCGGCATGGGTGGACACTGGCGGCCGCCGCACAGGCACGGGAGGTCGTGCGGCGGCCCTGTACCGGGCCGGTACTCACCGGTTAACTTCCCCGGTGCTGCGTCCCCTGGACTCCTGCGCGGGCAGCACCAGGTAG